The following proteins are co-located in the Fimbriiglobus ruber genome:
- a CDS encoding DUF1553 domain-containing protein → MRLELRAFVLLFAAAPWATASDVHAIKLTQQIDTRIAESLKAGGRVAAARANDAEFLRRLSLDLVGRIPTVAEAREFLDDISTDKRAKLVDRLLASPEYTANAARLWRSILVPQATTNPQTQYLGVSVEAWVRDRLRTGATDDMTVRDLLTARLDYLDWTPDRKANPAPGLSPVGFYQANDLKPETVGSAVARTFLGLKLECALCHDHPFDKWTQKQAWETAAFFAGVAPLEPEIKPASGLVNRRELKINDTASIASSRFLDGVSPNWAVDSDPRKALAAWLVRKDNPYFARVMANRVWASLFGVGLVDPVDDWGPHNVPSHPQLLDDLAAAYSASGFDPKTLIRAIVLSDAYQRTSHLTHPTQSDPRRFARMNVKGLSAEQLFDSLALATGHRDPAPATADLAFGWPARSPRGLFIAKFGGGAGRTDMQVSILQALSLMNGDWLADQTNPTKGAAVKAIASVPFLDDAGRVEVLFLSTLSRRPTKTEADRYLPFLTGADDKARATSDILWVLVNSHEFLVNH, encoded by the coding sequence ATGCGTCTGGAATTGCGCGCGTTCGTTCTGTTATTCGCAGCCGCTCCCTGGGCAACGGCCAGCGATGTTCACGCCATAAAGCTAACCCAACAGATCGACACGCGAATCGCCGAATCACTGAAAGCGGGCGGCCGAGTTGCCGCAGCCCGCGCAAATGACGCGGAATTCCTTCGGCGATTAAGCCTCGATCTCGTGGGCCGCATTCCGACGGTCGCAGAAGCTCGTGAATTTCTGGACGACATCTCGACCGACAAACGCGCGAAGTTGGTCGACCGCTTGCTCGCGTCGCCGGAATACACCGCGAACGCGGCCCGGTTGTGGCGATCCATCCTCGTCCCCCAGGCCACGACCAACCCGCAGACCCAATACCTCGGCGTAAGCGTCGAGGCGTGGGTCCGCGACCGCTTGCGGACCGGGGCAACGGACGACATGACCGTTCGCGATCTACTCACCGCCCGGCTCGATTACCTCGACTGGACGCCGGATCGCAAAGCGAACCCGGCCCCGGGACTTTCCCCGGTCGGTTTCTACCAGGCGAACGACCTAAAGCCGGAAACGGTCGGCTCGGCGGTCGCCCGAACGTTCCTTGGCCTCAAGCTCGAATGCGCCCTCTGCCACGACCACCCCTTCGACAAGTGGACCCAAAAGCAAGCGTGGGAGACGGCCGCGTTCTTCGCCGGCGTCGCCCCACTTGAACCCGAGATCAAGCCAGCGTCCGGCTTGGTGAACCGTCGCGAATTGAAGATCAACGATACCGCGTCGATCGCGTCCTCCCGTTTCCTCGACGGCGTTTCGCCCAATTGGGCCGTCGACTCCGACCCGCGGAAAGCCCTCGCGGCATGGCTCGTCCGTAAGGACAACCCGTACTTTGCCCGCGTCATGGCGAACCGGGTCTGGGCCTCGCTGTTCGGAGTCGGGTTGGTCGATCCCGTCGACGACTGGGGCCCGCACAACGTCCCGAGCCACCCCCAACTGCTCGACGATCTGGCCGCTGCATACTCCGCCAGCGGATTCGATCCGAAGACTCTGATCCGGGCAATCGTGCTGAGCGACGCCTACCAGCGAACGAGCCACCTGACGCATCCCACGCAGTCCGACCCGCGGCGGTTCGCCCGCATGAATGTGAAAGGACTGTCGGCCGAGCAGTTGTTTGATAGCCTTGCTTTGGCCACCGGACACCGCGACCCAGCACCCGCCACCGCGGACCTGGCGTTCGGGTGGCCGGCCCGATCGCCCCGCGGCCTGTTCATCGCCAAGTTCGGCGGCGGGGCCGGGCGGACGGACATGCAGGTGTCGATCCTCCAGGCTCTCTCCCTCATGAATGGCGACTGGCTCGCCGACCAGACCAACCCGACCAAGGGGGCCGCGGTCAAGGCAATCGCGTCGGTCCCCTTCCTCGACGACGCCGGCCGAGTCGAAGTCCTCTTCCTGAGTACCCTGTCGCGAAGACCCACCAAAACCGAAGCCGACCGCTACCTCCCCTTCCTGACGGGGGCCGACGACAAGGCCCGCGCCACGAGCGACATCCTGTGGGTATTGGTGAACAGCCACGAATTCCTGGTCAACCACTAG
- a CDS encoding tetratricopeptide repeat protein — protein MLSRVLTAAVATALILAFVVYCSEPWNNGRAPMPYVWRDVALVHLLAAVPLALGLTLLFGRRLPAIPCAVLSVVIFGVSLAVSNDPDRAVDEPRTSWFALTIFRAAPALGITVSIGLACVASIGVGWLLDLFAGWSTRAVMGMGLAVLLIVPPTYVAGRCRHDIKQIAELLQQSRFGEARTACRAVLALDPAASVNGRPLHQVVPNLDRTVRDLESRIATPLPAGATAENRLARGRQLAILGRTEEALAVLEPLTGPGFQTLVDAEILRGTIYENGGEWEQAARFYQSALSIWEARPTTPARNAGMVRALTGVAYSERKMGRYAEAEAAYRRVLDLAPTADSHFLLAQFYEDAQQAEPARAHARQAMAMAPERYQKPGTELINKLATYHFGCLGVYAAENSQTETVETKSVKQP, from the coding sequence ATGCTCTCGCGGGTTCTGACCGCGGCAGTCGCCACGGCGCTCATACTTGCCTTCGTCGTCTACTGCTCCGAGCCCTGGAATAACGGACGCGCGCCGATGCCGTATGTCTGGCGCGACGTTGCCCTTGTCCATTTGCTGGCTGCCGTCCCGCTCGCTTTGGGGCTCACTCTCCTATTCGGCCGGCGACTTCCAGCGATTCCGTGTGCCGTACTCTCGGTGGTGATCTTTGGTGTGAGTCTGGCCGTATCAAACGACCCGGATCGTGCGGTTGACGAGCCCCGGACGAGTTGGTTCGCACTCACGATTTTTCGTGCGGCTCCGGCTCTCGGGATCACCGTTTCGATCGGGTTGGCGTGTGTGGCATCGATCGGCGTCGGTTGGCTTTTAGATCTGTTTGCCGGATGGTCTACGAGGGCCGTGATGGGAATGGGATTGGCGGTGCTGCTGATCGTTCCTCCGACCTACGTTGCCGGCCGCTGTCGGCACGACATTAAGCAGATAGCCGAGTTGTTGCAACAATCCCGATTCGGGGAAGCACGGACGGCCTGCCGCGCTGTATTGGCGCTCGACCCCGCAGCCAGTGTGAACGGTCGACCCCTGCATCAAGTCGTGCCGAATCTCGATCGGACCGTTCGCGACCTCGAATCTCGCATAGCCACACCACTACCGGCCGGGGCCACCGCCGAGAACCGGCTCGCACGAGGCCGACAGCTCGCCATACTCGGGCGTACGGAAGAAGCACTGGCGGTATTAGAACCGTTAACCGGCCCGGGTTTCCAAACATTGGTGGATGCCGAGATTTTGAGAGGCACGATTTACGAGAACGGCGGTGAATGGGAGCAGGCTGCCCGGTTCTACCAATCTGCTCTCTCAATATGGGAAGCGCGACCGACTACGCCAGCGCGGAACGCCGGGATGGTTCGTGCCCTGACGGGGGTTGCATACAGCGAACGAAAAATGGGCCGGTACGCCGAGGCGGAAGCCGCGTACCGGCGTGTCTTGGATTTGGCTCCCACGGCCGACTCGCACTTTCTGCTGGCCCAGTTTTACGAAGATGCCCAACAGGCAGAACCGGCTCGCGCTCACGCCCGGCAAGCGATGGCAATGGCCCCCGAACGATATCAGAAGCCCGGGACCGAACTCATCAACAAACTGGCGACATACCATTTCGGGTGCCTGGGCGTATACGCGGCCGAGAACTCCCAAACGGAGACTGTCGAAACGAAAAGCGTGAAGCAGCCGTAA
- a CDS encoding DUF1559 domain-containing protein has protein sequence MTQVRRIDVIGFGLVFGLAIGLVLPAIAKVRAEAARNHSKNNLRVVAGGMHAFVETYGFFPGNGGPPMEVVTTPDVRTGFPDSEAFRWGYADPKRAGRLQTGCWAYSILPYIGEGEAFRTVDHTRTVPAYYTGTRREAKPQQVPKADPVYAKWTYMDAGLGPWGRVDYAANDQVVRGGMGNVMRPDQVKDGLAETFLIGEKAMDADAVKTGGWYWDEPIVLGGSGGTGRKGDRLMRDAPKLIEEVADNWGSPDPEGVWFLFCDGHARLFKYDTPTKVIAAHISPNKNDGDDLP, from the coding sequence GTGACACAGGTTCGCCGGATAGACGTGATCGGCTTTGGCCTGGTTTTCGGGCTGGCAATCGGGTTGGTCCTCCCAGCCATCGCGAAGGTTCGGGCCGAGGCTGCCCGGAACCACTCGAAGAATAACCTCCGCGTTGTCGCAGGGGGCATGCATGCGTTCGTCGAGACCTACGGATTCTTTCCCGGAAACGGCGGTCCGCCGATGGAGGTCGTGACCACCCCGGACGTCCGCACCGGTTTTCCGGACAGCGAAGCCTTCCGTTGGGGCTATGCCGACCCGAAGCGCGCCGGCCGGCTTCAGACGGGATGTTGGGCGTATTCGATCCTTCCTTATATCGGCGAAGGGGAAGCGTTCCGGACGGTAGACCACACCCGGACTGTCCCGGCGTACTACACCGGTACCCGACGCGAGGCGAAGCCTCAGCAAGTTCCCAAAGCCGATCCGGTTTACGCCAAGTGGACTTACATGGACGCCGGGCTCGGACCGTGGGGGCGGGTCGACTACGCGGCTAACGACCAGGTCGTCCGTGGCGGGATGGGCAACGTGATGCGACCGGATCAGGTGAAGGACGGGTTGGCCGAGACCTTCCTCATCGGCGAAAAGGCAATGGACGCCGACGCGGTGAAGACAGGCGGTTGGTACTGGGACGAACCGATCGTCTTGGGCGGCAGCGGCGGTACCGGCCGCAAGGGCGACCGGCTCATGCGTGACGCCCCCAAGTTGATCGAGGAAGTGGCCGACAACTGGGGCTCGCCGGACCCCGAAGGCGTCTGGTTCCTGTTCTGCGACGGACACGCCCGGCTATTCAAATACGACACGCCGACCAAGGTCATCGCGGCACACATCTCGCCGAACAAAAACGACGGCGACGACCTGCCATGA
- a CDS encoding DUF1501 domain-containing protein has protein sequence MLTRRDWLRLTAAGALGASASGWLPALASTAAHDPKRKRSCILLWMSGGPSQIDTFDPKPGTDTGGPFKAIDTAVPGIRVTELLPTVAGQMKHLTVVRSMATKEGDHGRATYQLRTGYAQQEPLQYPTLGSLVSKELGDPAAELPGFVSIASRRGLNDGGFGAGYLGANYAPLLIGNSDNDPYVPTPTARALAVPDLKPGPGVSLGQAEARLTLLGEQNAGFAEEYASAAVSGVSAAYDRAVRLMKSPARAAFDLDDEPAALRDRYGRNLFGQGCLLARRLVERNVPFIEVFLGRVPGAFGGWDTHAKNFDALKALCGILDPAWGTLMADLTDRGLIDTTAVVWMGEFGRTPRINGGSGRDHYPTAWSVVLGGGGIKGGQVVGKTDKTGGTVEDRPVAGPDLLATVCAAIGVDPTKQHLSNIGRPIRVVEKNAKPIAGVVA, from the coding sequence ATGCTGACCCGCCGCGACTGGCTCCGGCTGACCGCCGCCGGCGCCCTGGGAGCATCCGCTTCCGGGTGGCTACCCGCCCTCGCTTCGACCGCCGCCCACGATCCGAAGCGGAAGCGGTCGTGCATCTTACTTTGGATGAGCGGCGGCCCCAGCCAGATTGACACCTTCGACCCGAAACCCGGCACCGACACCGGCGGCCCGTTCAAGGCGATCGATACCGCCGTTCCGGGTATCCGTGTCACCGAACTCCTGCCGACGGTGGCCGGTCAGATGAAGCACCTGACCGTCGTCCGGTCAATGGCGACCAAGGAGGGCGACCACGGCCGGGCGACCTACCAACTCCGGACCGGATACGCCCAACAAGAACCCCTTCAGTATCCGACTCTCGGGTCGCTCGTGTCGAAAGAACTGGGTGACCCCGCGGCCGAACTGCCAGGCTTCGTCAGCATCGCCTCACGCCGCGGACTAAACGACGGTGGCTTCGGGGCCGGATATTTGGGAGCGAACTACGCCCCACTGCTGATCGGCAACTCGGACAACGACCCTTACGTCCCGACCCCCACCGCACGGGCACTCGCGGTGCCCGACCTCAAGCCAGGGCCGGGCGTCAGCCTCGGTCAGGCCGAAGCGCGGCTCACCCTGTTGGGCGAGCAAAACGCCGGGTTTGCCGAGGAGTACGCCAGTGCTGCCGTGAGCGGAGTGAGCGCGGCCTACGACCGGGCCGTCAGGCTGATGAAGAGCCCGGCCCGCGCCGCCTTCGACCTGGACGACGAACCGGCCGCCCTCCGCGACCGATACGGGCGGAATCTGTTTGGCCAGGGGTGCCTGCTCGCCCGCCGTCTGGTTGAACGGAACGTTCCGTTCATCGAAGTGTTCCTCGGCCGCGTGCCCGGGGCGTTCGGCGGGTGGGACACACACGCGAAGAACTTCGACGCCCTTAAAGCTCTATGCGGCATTCTCGACCCGGCCTGGGGCACCCTGATGGCGGACCTGACGGACCGCGGCCTGATCGACACCACGGCGGTCGTCTGGATGGGCGAGTTCGGGCGGACGCCACGAATCAACGGTGGCTCCGGCCGTGACCACTACCCGACCGCCTGGAGTGTGGTGTTGGGCGGCGGCGGGATCAAGGGTGGCCAGGTCGTCGGAAAGACGGACAAGACCGGCGGCACGGTCGAAGACCGGCCGGTCGCCGGGCCTGACCTATTGGCAACCGTGTGTGCTGCCATTGGGGTCGATCCGACGAAGCAACACTTGTCCAACATTGGCCGCCCGATCCGGGTCGTGGAGAAGAACGCCAAGCCGATCGCGGGGGTGGTCGCGTGA